Within Cucumis melo cultivar AY chromosome 4, USDA_Cmelo_AY_1.0, whole genome shotgun sequence, the genomic segment CGGCTTTGCCAACTTGTTTTGCGGGTTTGATTCTTCATCTTTAaacctttcctttttctttagtagagtgaaagaagaaaaacccaTCAACTGAAAATTTTTAACTGGGAGGTATGGTTTGTTTGTATAGGTTATGTGTAGGGATTATTGGAAGCAGCTGTGCATTATCTGATGCCCAAAACTCATCTCTTTTTGTAAAGATTCTTGTGATCGAGATCTTTGGAAGCGCACTCGGATTATTTGGTGTAATTGTAGGAATAATCATGTCTGCTCAAGCTACATGGCCTGCAAAGCCAATTTAATTTTGCTAATTGCTTCTGAACTTGAGGATTTTTGGTTCACTTTCTAGAGAGTTATGAAAAGTTATTGCCTTTGTTTTTTCCAATAGACTGTATATGTAAAAGCTTGGTTGTGATAAACCATGTAAGAACTTGAAAAGTGTTTGGTGTCCTTTTTTTGGTCTTGGACTCCCTAGGATGCCTAATGGTATGGCCTTGGCATGCATGTATATGTAAAAGCAGtggaaaatgaaatttgaaCTGCTAGAATAATATCAATATACTCGGTGAAGGCTCCACTAACTGTGAAGCCCTATTTCCTTTATACCACCGAGAATATGATTGTGTGAGTCTAGTTCAACAATAATTGCTATGTATTATTTTCATTGAAGTTAGATGTTTGACTCTCTATACAGATTGTTGTACTAAAATAATGAGATTGACAGACAAAGCATGTTAGTTTCAATATCCCATTGTTAATACATACCTGCACAAGGGGTGTCTAAAAAACTCAATTACTATATATATTCAACCTAGTGTTTAGAAAAACCTTCCCGAATGGTCTCGACATAGCTCTGACACCTCACCTCAAAAAGATGAGGGTCACAAAATAAGGTGTGCTATGGCTGGATGCGCCCTTGGTAAAGCCATAAAGGCCTACAGCCTTGCAACTTCTTAattatttgagaaaaaaataattagattttttctttattaactaaAAACTCACATTTTCTTGGCCTAAATGCAAATTTTTGTGTTAAAGGATTTTTCCACTTCAACTACGCTCTACCTTTTTTTTTATGCAATGCTTACATATACAGTGTGCCTTAAAAAAATGCCAAACCCAACTTCTTTTCCCCTCGTGCCTTGCTCTTAAGTTCCATAAGATTATTGCACTTTATTGCACCTTGAACCTTGAGACTCAACCGCCACTCAAGTCAACACACAACCGATCCCAACCTCGTGCACTCAAAAAATCGATAGAGATGTTAAAATGAAGCCATGCAGAGAATATATACAAATTCTATAGAATCGTATAAGAGTTTCCAATAACAAAGACATATGATATACATTTCAGATATACAAGGAACAATACCGTGCTAAGGTTGCTAACCAGCCAACCAATTGTAGCACAACGTCCTTTTCCTTAATAAGCCAAGCCTCCACTAAATGCATCCCCATCGTTTAGTAAACTCTCTGTAAGCCAATACCCATCCCACGAGCCGCCAACCCTCTGCCAATGAACACCAAAATTCCTTTCATTATTCAAGGCTGTGTATTCATATTTCTACAAGTACTCTCAACTTACCTGAACCATGGTgaattgaaatatttcttcttcCTTGGGGCGACAACCTCGTATCCATACCCGCTGCTTGAATCGGTTCTGTTTCAGAGTTTGTAAATCCGCACAATATTATTTTACAGAAGATAAATTTACAAGCAAAGAAAGTaccaaagagagagagagagagagagagagagagagagagagagaaagaaagaagctGAATAGAGCTGAACTTAAGCACGTCTGACTAATAGTGGGCTACTAATGGAGGAAAGTTCGATATGGAGCATGATTTACCTCCTCTACAAACAAACTGCTCAAGATCTTTCTCTCTTTATGGCCTAACAATACACGATAAGTTGAATGATGGAATACTCGTCTAAATCTTTCAAACTGCACTGTCAAAAATGTAGCAAATCATGAAAACACTGAGCAGATACAGTATTGCACATATAAATTGCTGAAGCTGAAGCTTCAAATGGTACCTGTCCCAAATCAAAGAAGGGACCGAAATATGTTGACCTTCGAAGAGGATCGAACCCAGCAAACTGTGATTCGTGGAGATGTATTTAATTTACAGGCCACCATGTCAATAAACAAGTATTTGTtatgaaaaaaacaaaaacccttCATAATTCAGACTACCTGGTACATGACCTCAATTCCATAATCTTGATGGGGTCGATCATTGTATCTCAGTGCATCTAGCTGGTGTTGAATAGCTTCTTCTGCAGTGAACTATATAGATAGTTTCAAGTTGAAGATCTTGACTGAGAAAAAACTACAAAATCTAGTACTAACTTGCATAGTTGAACAGTTACATGTAGTCTTGGACCTATAGGATCCTTCTTGTGTGCATCGTGCCTGCAGAAGAGTATGAGTTAAGAAATTTAGTTTTCCTGAAACTGTTTGGCCCGAGGAAGAATGGAGAAAACAAAGCAGGAATCTAAATTCCAACACCAGAAGAGTATGAGTTAAGAAATTTAGTTTTCCTGAAACTGTTTGGCCCGAGGAAGAATGGAGAAAACAAAGCAGGAATCTAAATTCCAACACCAGGAAAAATTCTTAACTCGTCAAGAACAATCCTATGAAgaataaatttagtttttatgcGTATATACATTAACATCGCCGAATGAGACGTAATGAAGAAATTTGTCGCATTAACCAAACGAGGAAGCCTGATTGATTAAAACCGAACACAAATCGTGATCTTTCTCGATAAAAGCACGAGTAGGTCTACAATTCAGATATATGAATACACAATCGAAAAATAACACATTCACCATCATCTTCCTATTTCTCTCGAGATCAAACTCTGCCATACGATACTGCGACGCCAAAATTcgagaaatgaaaatgaatcaTGGAAAAGAGAAATTTATGCGTACCAATCAGCAGGAAGAAAATCGGGAACTTCGGCAGAAACTCTGAAGCGAGAATTCATGGAAACAGTCACAGGTTTATTGACAGAACTCGTGAATTTGCGGTTGGTAATCAAAGACATGGATGAAGGAGCCGCGGATAAGGACGAACAACATGACATCCTCTTCCACCCGAGGAGaatctacttcttcttcttcttcttcttcttcttcttcttcttcttcttcttcttcttcttcttcttcttccgctTCTTCTTCTCTGATGAAATCGATGATTGACGATTGATTAGCGTTTTGGAAGTTCAAGCGTCGATTTGATCTGCTCTTGTTCAGTTACCATTTTTCTTGGATTTgtgtcaaattaccattttagtCTGTTGAATTTGATCCAAAATTTTATCACTTTTTAATCTTCTCGTTTACGTATTTACTTTGAAGTCATTTtcaataataacaaaatattaaaattatttataaaaatattttcatgaataataataattattattattattattattattattctttttcttttgctattCATAACAATTTTCTTTAACTTTGAACATATACCGACATTTGGATGAAATATtaggaaatatatatatgtatgtatatatatatatatagttaaaactaatttaaattGACATTTATATCTATCTATTGTATGATAATACATTCTTAGGTTTAGTACATacaattttttgaatttttaaacttttgaaatttggtccttgatattatttttttaatttagaaaactatattaacttattcaaaaataaaaagattcgTGTCTTCGATAATTCTTCGATAATATGTGTAATGATATGTGTTTTTACAAAATACCAAGATCTAATATGAATGCCTAGGTATGAAAAAATTATAGTAGATGAAGTATTTTTTAGCGATTTTGATACAATGAAATTGACATTTTTTATAGAAACAAACATTTgtactattattattaatattaattaattaactatacCAAAAGTTTAATGATTTATACGAAGAGTAATGATTTGTTAAAGAAATGTATGTATAAATTAAAGAATGAAcaccaaaattaaaatatccaattatttattttttatacattaaCTGTTAATACagttattttttgtttttgtttttagaaaggagcatattataaaaaaatttattttcaaatacaatataaaatcgaaattatttacaaaatattacaaaatcTAGTAAATACTTTATAcatcaattaattttattttatatacttttctaataattttaattttgttgctATCTATCAAAgtttatctttaaaaaaaaaaaatcattgattAATAAGAAGTGATTTAATCAAACAATTATTAACGTTTCTAGTTTAAAAACAATATCAAATTaatctatatttatattatttgattacaacaatcaattaaataaaataccACATAAATCAATTGCATAAAATAATTATCTAAAAAACTCTATAAAATAAGGAATTTAAtggatttaatttaattttttttaccttAAGTTGTAAATTTAACCATTattcaaaattcaattgatAAATGTTTTCTATTTTATACAATTAGTCATTTATAAACTTAAcgattttatattaattatttaatggTTCAATTGTTTTAATACTACCAATATAAACTCCTActatagttttaacttaaaaCTTCAGTGTTTATTTTGAGTACTAAGAGATTTGGTATAAAAATTGGATTAATGAGgatatttttaagtttaaaggtatttatgaaactttttgcagttcataaatatatttgaaaCAAAACTTCAACGGTTTTTACCTAAAACTAACGGTAATGGTGTTTATGAACtattttgaaattcaaacaTAGAAACATTTTTAACACAAACCATACAGTTTAGGGGCAATTTTTACAATTTAAcctaaaataatataaaacaataaaatacaACATTTATATGAAATAAACTCTACTAAATTTGAAACAAATAATCTCACAATAAATCATAAAACGAATAAGAAGAATAATTAATTgggaggaagaaaaaaaaagtacttCAATAAATCACAAAATATCTCAAATCTGCAgtactaaaaaaattatatgtaGGTAAATCGCATGAAATATATAAGTTGAGAAAGTCGAGTAAAACGACAATACACCAATATCAAAATTTAGAAGATAGTGACTTTTGAGTTAGCTCATAAAACATCAACTTATCGAATAACTTTtatgtaaaaattaaaaagatagaATATTAGAAGTGATTAtcttattataaatatttaactGTTAATTCGTTGTAAAAATCAACCTTttgactgtttaattaaaaatcAATTCAACAACTCTAATTCGttgtaaaagaagaaaaaaggaaaagaaaagaatgcaGATCGATCCGTTTGAATCAAACGGCTGATAAAGCGACGGAGTTTAAATCACAACCGTCCATTTA encodes:
- the LOC103503805 gene encoding uncharacterized protein LOC103503805 isoform X1; this translates as MSCCSSLSAAPSSMSLITNRKFTSSVNKPVTVSMNSRFRVSAEVPDFLPADWHDAHKKDPIGPRLHFTAEEAIQHQLDALRYNDRPHQDYGIEVMYQFAGFDPLRRSTYFGPFFDLGQFERFRRVFHHSTYRVLLGHKERKILSSLFVEENRFKQRVWIRGCRPKEEEIFQFTMVQEFWCSLAEGWRLVGWVLAYREFTKRWGCI
- the LOC103503805 gene encoding uncharacterized protein LOC103503805 isoform X2 gives rise to the protein MSCCSSLSAAPSSMSLITNRKFTSSVNKPVTVSMNSRFRVSAEVPDFLPADWHDAHKKDPIGPRLHFTAEEAIQHQLDALRYNDRPHQDYGIEVMYQFAGFDPLRRSTYFGPFFDLGQFERFRRVFHHSTYRVLLGHKERKILSSLFVEENRFKQRVWIRGCRPKEEEIFQFTMVQRVGGSWDGYWLTESLLNDGDAFSGGLAY